AAGAAACAATTGAAAtctcaaaatttggattttacgattttttgcaataaaaaaaaagagttttaggTTAATAAGATTGAAACCCAGCTATATGGGTACAGCCTTTTTTGAATTAGTGCAATTCATGCTAAAGAAACTCAAAAAGTGTCGAAAACAgaaaaaagtgcaataactttcaaaccaatttttttcgaaGTGAAATCTTTAGCTATTAATATTTTCCCCACTAAATAAATAGGTAGGCAAAGTTCACTTAAAAAATCGACGATGTAAATTTCTGATTTAGGTGAGTCCGGTGTGAAATCCACTttttataaattgagaaaaaagatttttattgtcCAATTTCAACTCCTTATcttctaactttaagaaaattttctgagATATTTAAGTTccatatattaataattgaaatacatACCATTTTATTCATTCAAGCGATCCTATTCCTTGGCGACCTTCTTTCTCACCCTCCAACCGAAAGTACTATCAGTATGTCGAATTCTTCGTATGGTTTTTATTTTGGTGTTTGGTTCTTTTAATGGGCTTGAAGGTTCCTGCTTAATTGTTTGCACTAAATAATCTTGTTTCTTTGAAGaatcctcatcatcagacgataAGATGATGACTCTACTTGgcttaaatttcttttcaaaaatttccaaactgtTATCTCGACTTCCGATGAATGATGACCGCCTTGGAGTTCTCGAACCGTCCGCCAGCAAAATTGAATGTTTATCTACGTGATTATCTCCTCCATCTTCAAAAGTACACTCATTCTGATTTTCTTCACGGAAAGCAACAAATTTTTCGATATGAAAGGATTCACAGATGTTatcattttcgacagaagctctTATTCTCTCTATTGGTCTTTCTTCTAAATCCTCAACTCTGCTCAAGAGTTTCTGAGAAACAATGTGATTTGTTACTGGGCTATAAGGAAGAAGCTGAgacttaaaatgatttattttacccACTCTATTTTCCTGCTTTAAATCCAAATTCAGGAACTGAGGCTCGACGTGTAAAGAATCAGTACCAGAAACTGATGGGAATCctagcattttaaatttttcttctgtttttttattttccactctCATCTGTCTCACACTAAAGCTTTCAGTCGACAATTCTGATTCTGAGGTAATGGATACGTTTCTAGAAGCACTAAACGGTCTTTGCTTGTCCACATcattatctaatttgtttagatAATCACTAAGATCTTCGGTTGTATCCCCTTCAAAATTGtcgattacattttttgcttttgAAACAGATCGTTTTCTTTTTCCCAAATGTGAACTCCCATTTAACTTTAAAGTATCTGGGTTCaaattcccttgaaatattttgaaaccaaaatccAATAACTTTCGATTCATCGGACTTTTCTTGGGgagattattttttatctcacCTGGCGACAATACTGTCAAAATATCTTTATCCACCAATGACTTATAATGATAACTCAGTTTTCCACAGTAGTGGAAAAGCACCTTTTTCCTGATGTCATTTGTTCTGGCTGCCTTTGCAAATGGAATGTGTTTCCTTCTcccagaagaattaaaaatatcatcaaGTTTCTTTTCTTTCCTGAGAAATTTTCTGTGGACATTTTGAGAATCAAACGCAGGAGAAGAAACCATATCAAGGGTGTGAATCAAATTTTTAGTGTGGATACTTTGAGGATAATCAAATATAGGGAGAGATTCTAAATCACTGGTGTGATTAAAATTGGTAGAGTAGATATTTTTAGGAGATTCACATGCAGATGGTGAATTCATATCAATGGAGTGAATCGTATTAGACAAATCTTTTCCAGCAACTGCAGAACAAGATTTCAGATAAAACATGGATTGTTCGAGAGGCTCAGTTTCGGTACTGGATTGACAAACAGTTTGGTCCATGTCAGGAAATGGAAACACCAAAGGAAATACCATTTCTTCTGTGTGAAGTCCATTATCCGAAGAAATGTccatttcaattgaaatttcttgtaaatcATAGGTTTCTATTTCATCAGAAATTGAACTTGTAGATATCACACTTTTTATTGGAGAATCAGGGTACTCCTCATCTTCCTCTACTTCTTGATCTTTATCAGATTCAAATACCTCAGGTTTGTTACTTGAAAGTCTTAGATTTTCTTCATATAGCAAGCTTTGCTCCTCTTTACTTTGCTCCTCAAGGCTTTCATCAGATTCAAGTAGATCAGATTCGTGTCTGGACAGTGTTTGACTTTCTTCAGATATTAAACTTTGCTCCTCTTCATTTTGTTCTTCAAGACTTTCACCAGATTCGTAACTTGAAAATGATATACTTTCTGTATCTGTCAAGGTTTGCTCCTCTTCCTTTTGTTCTTCAAGACTTTCATCAGATTCAAGTAGAGCAGATTTATGACTTGAAAGTCTTAGATTTCCTTCATATAGCAAGGCTTGCTCCTTTTCATTTTCTTCTCCAAGGCTTTCGTCAAATTCAAGTAGATCAGATTCGTGACctgaaaatctgatattttcttCATATACCAAACTTTGCTCCACTTCAGTTTGTTCTTCAAGGCTTTCATCAAATTCAAGTAGATCAGGTTCGGGACttgaaaatctgatattttcttCATATGTCAAACTTTGATCCGCTTCAGTTTGTGCTTCAAGGCTTTCATCAAATTCAAGTAGATCAGATTCGTGActtgaaaatcttatattttcttcatATATCAAACTTTGCTCCTCTTCAGTTTGTTCTTCAAGGCCATCGTCAGATTCAAATAGATCAGATTCTTGACTTAAAAGTCTTTGATTTTCTTCAGATATCAAGCTTTGCTCCTCTTCAGTTTGTTCTTCATGGCTGTCGTCAGATTCAAATAGATCAGATTCTTGACTTAAAAGTCTTTGATTTTCTTCAGATATCAAGTTTTGCTCCTCTTCAGTTTGTTCTTCAAAGCTGACGTCAGATTCAAATAGATCAGACTCGTGACTTAAAAGACTTTGATTTTCATCAGATTCAACTTGATCAGATTCTTGGCTTGACAGTGTTTGACTTTCTTCATCTATCAAGCTTTGCTCCTCTTCACTTTGCTCCTCAGGATTTTCATCGAATTCAACTAGATCAGAATCGTGGCTTGACAGTGTTTGACTGCCTTCATCTTTCAAGCTTTGCTCCTCTTCATTTTGATCTGCAAGACTTTCTGCTTCATCCCGAAGACTTTCTACTTCATCAGAATAGGTTTCATCCCTAATTGGAGATTGATCACTATcaattcgattcttttttaaagacaaattctTGAAGCTACGAAAATATTCTGTATCAGGAATACTGCTTTTTCTTTCTGGTGTTGTTCTAGAGACTTCTACAGAAGATAAAGGCCCATCGACTTCTTCATCTGGAAGATCTTCAATTTTATCAGAACTTCTTTTATTGTTCATAGTGAGAGATTTATTACTATCAACTCGATTCTTCTTAAAAGTCGAACTcttgaatcttctaaaatactcaGTTTCAGGAATACTGTTTTTCCTCGCCAATGCTATTTTAGAGTCTTGTCCCGATGATGGTCTCACATTATTTATTGGAgttttgagtgtattttcttcCGAATTTTTTGAGTCGTTGATCATGGGCGAAGGTACAAACCTGTCTTGGGTAACTGCAAGTAACAAattatgattgaaatttattcaagtataaaatgcagtaatcaatcaatttcaaatcTCCAGATCTACTAGGAAACGTCCATTAATTACATTAGGCTTTTTAAAAAGGGGGGACTACAGAAAATTTGACGACTTCTTATTTAGAGGGGAGGGCAAGCATTTCTTACGTAAGTTTCCTTTttctaattactttttaaaaaataagctgaTTAAAGcctattttgtttgttgaaaatatttcttataatattATACACGTTATATcgtattatttgttttatttattttttatgatgtaatattttatattaaaaacgtcTAATAAATTTAGAGTCGAAGAGTTACCCCTCCTTGAAACCTGGTGTAAACCTTTCATGAAATCCCctacattaatttgaaaatttgataaatcccttaaaatcgtttgaattcTGTGGATACTTTGTACATaatcttttgaaacaattttaagccGATTGAGCTCCAAGGAAATCACTCGAAATctgtgaaaatcctttaaaaattccttaagattccaagaaatctggcgaaatccttaaaatcactcgaaattttcgaaatctactATAAtcctttaaattgaattaaaatcttttaaatccgtgGGAATcattcccaattttttaaattccattaaggGCTTAATCTTTTAAGAGgaattaaaattcttcgaaatcccttcaaatcgtTTATGATAttcgaaaatcctttgaaatttcataaaataattaaaatcttttaacattatttgaaatcctttaaaattctttataatcttatgaaatcccttcaaaatttaaaaatcccatTAAAACCCCCTGACATCCTTCAATATTTATGAAAACACTTCGGCATAtctaaaaaccctttaaaatcccgTTACgtctttacaaatatttcgaaatgctaaaatatctcttgaaatgtGTTTAAACTCCTTTGATTGCCCCAAATCCTTGTTATTcgttttaaatacagtgaaactcttctatagcgccgattatGGGGATGACGGTGGGtcggaactaacttattatagcccgctccgtttttgtttgttcacacctgagtgctcgcctgagtgacaaccgcagatcccgtgCACCTCGcgtagctcctgttacacctacctgcaggACGGTGTCAGTTCACGAAAGGGCTAAAGAAGGGAGGGCTaataaagggtttcactgtacccTAAAACttttgtacgagggtagttcaataagtccttagaatgaccaacatatggcgcgcgaatcgctccaaatcatctgttttcagtcagcaccactcccgactagatNNNNNNNNNNNNNNNNNNNNNNNNNNNNNNNNNNNNNNNNNNNNNNNNNNNNNNNNNNNNNNNNNNNNNNNNNNNNNNNNNNNNNNNNNNNNNNNNNNNNttttctgaaggattaaaaaaacttgaaaagcgattgaccaagtgtatagagctccaaggagattatgttgaaaaataaaaaaaaatgtacccaaaaaaaattctttttatacttcattctaaggacttattgaactaccctcgtaatcctttgaaatctcctaaaaactttcgaaatctccTTAACTTTTGTAAAATATGTGTAATTTTTGTCAATACTTTGTAGGTAATTTCTTCAAacactttaaatcttttaaaatcatttgaaatatgtaaaaactCTTGTAATCTTCTGGAAACGTTTTCAATAACATACATGTTTTgagatcccttaaaatcttttgaaatctcgttTACAGTTAAAACAATTGatatattgagtaaaaaatataaaaaccctAACAAAAGGAGGAAGGGGGAGAGGTGAAGAAATCTTAAGAATCCTTacaatagggggggggggggggNNNNNNNNNNctaaaatttcaaacatattctTTAGGTAATTAATTAAAGCTCCCGTATGACTAATGTATTCACTTCAGTTGTTGATATTATCTATATAATTATCATAAGGTATCATAATTCCGAGAACAATTTGAAGACATCAATaaagttacaaaattaagaaaCGTGGTTTCTGAAATTGAGCAATATCAAATATCatgttcaaatataataatttgcaattaaaattcagCATAAGTAAATGAAAAAGTAAGCCATAGCCTTACAATTTACAAACTGGACTATTggtcattttaaaggaacaaaTCCTGCCACTTGATGCTAATTTCTTACTTGATTTCCCACTTTTTCCCTCggtgaatgtaatttttttaccaatatcCAGATTTGACACCCTGATTTTTTGTgctcaacttaaaaattaaaatgatattgttaaaaaagtaaaaaaagaaacattttaagtaaattaactcACATTTGAATTGCGTGTCA
This DNA window, taken from Belonocnema kinseyi isolate 2016_QV_RU_SX_M_011 chromosome 9, B_treatae_v1, whole genome shotgun sequence, encodes the following:
- the LOC117180307 gene encoding uncharacterized protein LOC117180307 isoform X3; the encoded protein is MNENSKKLSECLSTVAKALSCYEWIKYYSKNICTEPWVIRCGHSFCKKCIQDLRNSNRNCPRCDLQPITRRGVVKNEELEKVINQFYKLQDAFKTDTQFKFTQDRFVPSPMINDSKNSEENTLKTPINNVRPSSGQDSKIALARKNSIPETEYFRRFKSSTFKKNRVDSNKSLTMNNKRSSDKIEDLPDEEVDGPLSSVEVSRTTPERKSSIPDTEYFRSFKNLSLKKNRIDSDQSPIRDETYSDEVESLRDEAESLADQNEEEQSLKDEGSQTLSSHDSDLVEFDENPEEQSEEEQSLIDEESQTLSSQESDQVESDENQSLLSHESDLFESDVSFEEQTEEEQNLISEENQRLLSQESDLFESDDSHEEQTEEEQSLISEENQRLLSQESDLFESDDGLEEQTEEEQSLIYEENIRFSSHESDLLEFDESLEAQTEADQSLTYEENIRFSSPEPDLLEFDESLEEQTEVEQSLVYEENIRFSGHESDLLEFDESLGEENEKEQALLYEGNLRLSSHKSALLESDESLEEQKEEEQTLTDTESISFSSYESGESLEEQNEEEQSLISEESQTLSRHESDLLESDESLEEQSKEEQSLLYEENLRLSSNKPEVFESDKDQEVEEDEEYPDSPIKSVISTSSISDEIETYDLQEISIEMDISSDNGLHTEEMVFPLVFPFPDMDQTVCQSSTETEPLEQSMFYLKSCSAVAGKDLSNTIHSIDMNSPSACESPKNIYSTNFNHTSDLESLPIFDYPQSIHTKNLIHTLDMVSSPAFDSQNVHRKFLRKEKKLDDIFNSSGRRKHIPFAKAARTNDIRKKVLFHYCGKLSYHYKSLVDKDILTVLSPGEIKNNLPKKSPMNRKLLDFGFKIFQGNLNPDTLKLNGSSHLGKRKRSVSKAKNVIDNFEGDTTEDLSDYLNKLDNDVDKQRPFSASRNVSITSESELSTESFSVRQMRVENKKTEEKFKMLGFPSVSGTDSLHVEPQFLNLDLKQENRKLLSRVEDLEERPIERIRASVENDNICESFHIEKFVAFREENQNECTFEDGGDNHVDKHSILLADGSRTPRRSSFIGSRDNSLEIFEKKFKPSRVIILSSDDEDSSKKQDYLVQTIKQEPSSPLKEPNTKIKTIRRIRHTDSTFGWRVRKKVAKE
- the LOC117180307 gene encoding uncharacterized protein LOC117180307 isoform X2 is translated as MNENSKKLSECLSTVAKALSCYECKNICTEPWVIRCGHSFCKKCIQDLRNSNRNCPRCDLQPITRRGVVKNEELEKVINQFYKLQDAFKTDTQFKFTQDRFVPSPMINDSKNSEENTLKTPINNVRPSSGQDSKIALARKNSIPETEYFRRFKSSTFKKNRVDSNKSLTMNNKRSSDKIEDLPDEEVDGPLSSVEVSRTTPERKSSIPDTEYFRSFKNLSLKKNRIDSDQSPIRDETYSDEVESLRDEAESLADQNEEEQSLKDEGSQTLSSHDSDLVEFDENPEEQSEEEQSLIDEESQTLSSQESDQVESDENQSLLSHESDLFESDVSFEEQTEEEQNLISEENQRLLSQESDLFESDDSHEEQTEEEQSLISEENQRLLSQESDLFESDDGLEEQTEEEQSLIYEENIRFSSHESDLLEFDESLEAQTEADQSLTYEENIRFSSPEPDLLEFDESLEEQTEVEQSLVYEENIRFSGHESDLLEFDESLGEENEKEQALLYEGNLRLSSHKSALLESDESLEEQKEEEQTLTDTESISFSSYESGESLEEQNEEEQSLISEESQTLSRHESDLLESDESLEEQSKEEQSLLYEENLRLSSNKPEVFESDKDQEVEEDEEYPDSPIKSVISTSSISDEIETYDLQEISIEMDISSDNGLHTEEMVFPLVFPFPDMDQTVCQSSTETEPLEQSMFYLKSCSAVAGKDLSNTIHSIDMNSPSACESPKNIYSTNFNHTSDLESLPIFDYPQSIHTKNLIHTLDMVSSPAFDSQNVHRKFLRKEKKLDDIFNSSGRRKHIPFAKAARTNDIRKKVLFHYCGKLSYHYKSLVDKDILTVLSPGEIKNNLPKKSPMNRKLLDFGFKIFQGNLNPDTLKLNGSSHLGKRKRSVSKAKNVIDNFEGDTTEDLSDYLNKLDNDVDKQRPFSASRNVSITSESELSTESFSVRQMRVENKKTEEKFKMLGFPSVSGTDSLHVEPQFLNLDLKQENRVGKINHFKSQLLPYSPVTNHIVSQKLLSRVEDLEERPIERIRASVENDNICESFHIEKFVAFREENQNECTFEDGGDNHVDKHSILLADGSRTPRRSSFIGSRDNSLEIFEKKFKPSRVIILSSDDEDSSKKQDYLVQTIKQEPSSPLKEPNTKIKTIRRIRHTDSTFGWRVRKKVAKE
- the LOC117180307 gene encoding uncharacterized protein LOC117180307 isoform X1, translating into MNENSKKLSECLSTVAKALSCYEWIKYYSKNICTEPWVIRCGHSFCKKCIQDLRNSNRNCPRCDLQPITRRGVVKNEELEKVINQFYKLQDAFKTDTQFKFTQDRFVPSPMINDSKNSEENTLKTPINNVRPSSGQDSKIALARKNSIPETEYFRRFKSSTFKKNRVDSNKSLTMNNKRSSDKIEDLPDEEVDGPLSSVEVSRTTPERKSSIPDTEYFRSFKNLSLKKNRIDSDQSPIRDETYSDEVESLRDEAESLADQNEEEQSLKDEGSQTLSSHDSDLVEFDENPEEQSEEEQSLIDEESQTLSSQESDQVESDENQSLLSHESDLFESDVSFEEQTEEEQNLISEENQRLLSQESDLFESDDSHEEQTEEEQSLISEENQRLLSQESDLFESDDGLEEQTEEEQSLIYEENIRFSSHESDLLEFDESLEAQTEADQSLTYEENIRFSSPEPDLLEFDESLEEQTEVEQSLVYEENIRFSGHESDLLEFDESLGEENEKEQALLYEGNLRLSSHKSALLESDESLEEQKEEEQTLTDTESISFSSYESGESLEEQNEEEQSLISEESQTLSRHESDLLESDESLEEQSKEEQSLLYEENLRLSSNKPEVFESDKDQEVEEDEEYPDSPIKSVISTSSISDEIETYDLQEISIEMDISSDNGLHTEEMVFPLVFPFPDMDQTVCQSSTETEPLEQSMFYLKSCSAVAGKDLSNTIHSIDMNSPSACESPKNIYSTNFNHTSDLESLPIFDYPQSIHTKNLIHTLDMVSSPAFDSQNVHRKFLRKEKKLDDIFNSSGRRKHIPFAKAARTNDIRKKVLFHYCGKLSYHYKSLVDKDILTVLSPGEIKNNLPKKSPMNRKLLDFGFKIFQGNLNPDTLKLNGSSHLGKRKRSVSKAKNVIDNFEGDTTEDLSDYLNKLDNDVDKQRPFSASRNVSITSESELSTESFSVRQMRVENKKTEEKFKMLGFPSVSGTDSLHVEPQFLNLDLKQENRVGKINHFKSQLLPYSPVTNHIVSQKLLSRVEDLEERPIERIRASVENDNICESFHIEKFVAFREENQNECTFEDGGDNHVDKHSILLADGSRTPRRSSFIGSRDNSLEIFEKKFKPSRVIILSSDDEDSSKKQDYLVQTIKQEPSSPLKEPNTKIKTIRRIRHTDSTFGWRVRKKVAKE